The proteins below come from a single Amphiura filiformis chromosome 15, Afil_fr2py, whole genome shotgun sequence genomic window:
- the LOC140171812 gene encoding LOW QUALITY PROTEIN: pre-mRNA-splicing factor RBM22-like (The sequence of the model RefSeq protein was modified relative to this genomic sequence to represent the inferred CDS: inserted 1 base in 1 codon): protein MATAKGANTYNRQNWEESEFPILCQTCLGDNPYIRMTKEKYGRECKICQRPFTIFRWCPGARMRFKKTEVCQTCSKLKNVCQTCLLDLEYGLPIQVRDNALSIKDDMPKSDVNKEYYTQAIDREIANTEGHNPAGSVGKAQAPSDLLLKLARTSPYYKRNRPHICSFWVKGECKRGEECPYRHEKPTDPEDPLADQNIKDRFYGVNDPVADKLMRRANTMPKLEPPEDRTITTLYVGGLADKVSEEDLKNHFYQFGEIRSINVVQKQQCAFVTFTSRSSTEMAAEGSFQKLIIKGRRLNVKWGKSQAQQGSGSGKKDGDNGDETKYEPVPGLPGALPPPPGVDNPDTNFFNLNQGPGNLPPLPGGPPGMLPRGPPPRLPPPPMHMGGRPPPHGGFGMRPMMPPPMPPGFRGMPPPMHRMRGPPPPPIPPFHGNRPXPPPGIRPRGPPPQAVHYPSQDPQRMGTGKSDS from the exons ATGGCCACTGCCAAAGGAGCGAATACGTACAATCGACAAAATTGGGAGGAATCT GAATTCCCCATTTTGTGCCAAACATGCCTTGGTGATAATCCTTACATTCGCATG ACCAAAGAGAAGTACGGACGAGAATGCAAGATCTGTCAGCGTCCCTTCACCATATTCCGATGGTGCCCTGGAGCCAGAATGCGATTCAAAAAGACAGAAGTCTGTCAGACTTGTAGTAAACTCAAGAATGTTTGCCAGACATGCTTATTAGATTTAGAATATG GTTTACCTATCCAGGTTAGAGACAATGCTCTAAGCATCAAAGATGACATGCCTAAATCAGATGTTAATAAGGAATATTACACACAGGCTATAGACAGAGAG ATTGCTAATACAGAGGGGCACAACCCAGCAGGCTCAGTAGGCAAAGCACAGGCACCTAGTGATCTACTACTGAAACTAGCGAGGACGTCACCGTATTACAAACGTAACAGACCTCACATATGCTCATTTTGGGTGAAAGGAGAATGCAAACGAGGAGAAGAGTGCCCATACAG ACATGAGAAACCAACAGATCCAGAGGACCCACTGGCCGATCAGAACATTAAGGATCGTTTCTATGGTGTTAATGATCCTGTAGCCGATAAGTTAATGCGACGAGCCAACACTATGCCCAAGCTAGAGCCACCTGAAGATAGAACTATCACTACGCTGTATGTTGGTGGGTTGGCTGATAAAGTCAGTGAGGAAGATCTCAA AAACCACTTTTACCAATTTGGTGAGATACGCAGCATAAATGTCGTGCAGAAACAGCAGTGTGCATTTGTGACGTTCACAAGCCGCTCGTCAACAGAGATGGCTGCCGAGGGGTCATTTCAGAAGCTGATCATCAAAGGTCGAAGGTTAAATGTCAAGTGGGGTAAATCCCAAGCCCAGCAAGGAAGCGGGTCAGGGAAGAAGGACGGAGATAACGGAGATGAGACGAAATATGAACCAGTACCAGGGTTGCCTGGAG CATTACCACCACCCCCTGGAGTGGATAATCCTGACACCAACTTCTTTAATCTCAATCAAGGTCCTGGTAATTTACCTCCTCTTCCTGGAGGACCACCGGGAATGCTGCCGAGAGGACCACCCCCACGGCTTCCCCCTCCCCCAATGCATATGGGTGGTAGACCCCCTCCACATGGAG GCTTTGGTATGCGCCCAATGATGCCACCACCGATGCCGCCAGGTTTCCGTGGTATGCCGCCTCCAATGCACAGAATGAGAGGACCACCCCCTCCACCCATCCCTCCATTCCACGGTAACAGAC TACCCCCTCCAGGTATTCGACCTCGTGGTCCTCCACCCCAAGCCGTACACTACCCATCACAGGATCCACAACGAATGGGAACTGGCAAGTCAGATTCATAA